In Bacteroidota bacterium, a single genomic region encodes these proteins:
- a CDS encoding hotdog fold thioesterase → MPNSKANKIVDKMLAEDKFSAWLGIEKVLVEEGHCILKMNIREEMVNGFGISHGGIAFSFADSALAFASNAYGRLSVALECSISFAIAVRVGDELTCEAKELSITNKTATYHIEIANQKNEKVAFFKGTVYRTSKDWEIGN, encoded by the coding sequence ATGCCTAATTCAAAAGCAAATAAAATTGTAGATAAAATGCTGGCCGAAGATAAATTCAGTGCCTGGTTGGGTATTGAAAAAGTTTTGGTGGAAGAAGGGCATTGCATTTTAAAGATGAACATCCGCGAAGAAATGGTGAATGGTTTCGGAATTTCGCACGGCGGTATTGCGTTCTCATTTGCGGATAGCGCGCTTGCTTTTGCTTCCAATGCCTATGGCAGATTAAGTGTTGCACTTGAATGCTCCATTTCATTTGCTATTGCGGTTAGAGTGGGTGATGAATTAACTTGCGAAGCCAAAGAACTCAGCATAACCAACAAAACAGCCACCTACCACATCGAAATTGCAAATCAAAAAAATGAAAAAGTTGCTTTCTTTAAAGGTACAGTATATCGTACTTCAAAAGATTGGGAAATTGGTAATTAA
- the pcaF gene encoding 3-oxoadipyl-CoA thiolase translates to MKEVFIIDGIRTAIGNFGGTLAVVRPDDMAAQVIKELIKRNPSIDPKEIADVIFGCANQAGEDNRNVARMALLLAGLPVTVPGETVNRLCASGLSASIAAARTIMVGDADLMIAGGVENMTRGPWVMSKASTPFGRDSQLFDSSFGWRFINPKMKELYGVDAMGETAENLAERDKISREDQDKFSLLSQQKAGKAQLNGRLAKEIMAVSIPQKKGDAHIFNADEFCKPTTTLEGLSKLKASFRKEGGTVTAGNASGLNDGAAAILLASEVAIKKYKLTPKARIVSSGAAGVEPRIMGIGPVEAANKALAKAGLTFNDIDIIELNEAFAAQALACTRAWGLADNDPRINPNGGAIALGHPLGMSGARILNSAAIELHEQNKKYALVTMCIGLGQGYAVVIEKA, encoded by the coding sequence ATGAAAGAAGTATTTATTATTGATGGAATCCGCACTGCCATTGGTAATTTTGGCGGCACCTTAGCTGTTGTGCGCCCGGATGATATGGCTGCACAGGTCATTAAAGAACTTATAAAGCGCAATCCCAGCATCGACCCGAAAGAAATTGCGGATGTTATTTTTGGCTGTGCCAATCAAGCTGGTGAAGATAACCGCAACGTAGCACGCATGGCTCTTTTACTTGCAGGTTTGCCGGTAACTGTCCCTGGCGAAACAGTGAATCGCTTGTGTGCTTCCGGATTAAGCGCCAGCATTGCTGCAGCAAGAACCATTATGGTTGGTGATGCCGATTTGATGATAGCAGGTGGCGTCGAAAATATGACACGTGGCCCATGGGTCATGTCTAAAGCCTCAACCCCTTTTGGTAGAGATTCTCAATTATTTGATTCGAGTTTCGGATGGCGCTTCATCAATCCTAAAATGAAAGAACTATACGGAGTGGATGCCATGGGCGAAACTGCCGAAAACCTTGCCGAACGAGATAAAATAAGCAGAGAAGATCAAGATAAATTTTCCTTGTTGAGCCAACAAAAAGCTGGCAAAGCGCAACTTAATGGTCGTTTGGCCAAAGAAATAATGGCTGTATCTATCCCACAAAAAAAGGGAGATGCACACATTTTTAATGCCGATGAATTTTGCAAACCGACAACCACACTCGAAGGATTAAGCAAGCTCAAGGCTTCTTTCCGCAAAGAAGGTGGAACTGTTACCGCAGGAAACGCTTCCGGATTAAATGATGGAGCAGCAGCAATTTTGCTCGCCTCAGAAGTTGCAATTAAAAAATATAAACTAACACCCAAAGCAAGAATAGTATCAAGTGGTGCTGCCGGTGTGGAACCTCGCATCATGGGAATCGGTCCGGTGGAAGCGGCTAACAAAGCCTTGGCTAAAGCCGGATTAACATTTAACGACATTGATATCATAGAACTTAACGAAGCCTTCGCCGCACAAGCATTGGCCTGCACGCGCGCATGGGGACTTGCAGATAACGATCCCCGAATTAATCCAAATGGAGGCGCTATTGCTTTAGGGCATCCGCTTGGCATGAGTGGCGCACGAATCCTAAATTCAGCAGCCATCGAATTGCACGAACAAAATAAAAAGTATGCATTAGTTACCATGTGTATTGGATTGGGTCAAGGTTATGCAGTAGTAATTGAAAAGGCTTAG
- a CDS encoding four helix bundle protein — protein sequence MTKEELKKRTKKFAVRVVKFILTVEKNKAVEVISFQILKSASSTAANYRSACRGKSSADFLNKLKVVDEEADETLFWLEFINELEFNCDKKELALLMKEADELVSIFSAAIKTIKSKNLTN from the coding sequence ATGACAAAAGAGGAGTTAAAAAAAAGGACAAAAAAATTTGCTGTTCGGGTAGTTAAATTTATTTTAACAGTTGAAAAAAACAAGGCTGTTGAAGTAATATCTTTTCAAATATTAAAGTCAGCTTCTTCAACTGCAGCAAACTATCGTTCTGCATGCCGAGGAAAATCCAGTGCTGATTTTTTAAACAAATTAAAAGTCGTGGACGAAGAGGCTGACGAAACCTTGTTTTGGCTCGAGTTTATTAATGAACTTGAATTTAACTGCGACAAAAAAGAATTGGCTCTATTGATGAAAGAAGCTGATGAATTAGTATCCATTTTTTCAGCCGCTATCAAAACCATTAAATCCAAAAACCTAACCAACTAA
- a CDS encoding transferase hexapeptide repeat family protein — translation MIYEFQGYKPVIHESSFIHPQAAVTGNVIIGKNVYIGPGAAIRGDWGQIIIEDGCNVQENCTIHMFPGVTVLLKEGAHIGHGAIIHGGTIGKNVLVGMNAVVMDNVVIGDNCIVGALCFVPADSIIPERKVVVGNPAKVLKEVSDEMITWKTQGTKLYQQLPADCYASLKVCEPLREVETNRPKQQDVYKTWNQTK, via the coding sequence ATGATATACGAATTTCAAGGCTACAAACCTGTCATACACGAAAGTTCCTTTATTCATCCTCAAGCAGCTGTTACAGGCAATGTCATTATTGGTAAAAACGTGTACATCGGTCCGGGTGCTGCCATTCGCGGCGATTGGGGGCAAATTATTATTGAAGATGGCTGCAACGTGCAGGAAAATTGCACCATTCACATGTTTCCCGGCGTTACGGTTTTATTAAAAGAAGGTGCCCACATTGGCCATGGTGCCATCATTCACGGTGGTACCATTGGTAAAAATGTGTTGGTGGGAATGAATGCCGTGGTGATGGATAATGTGGTAATTGGCGACAATTGCATTGTTGGAGCCCTTTGTTTCGTTCCTGCCGATTCAATAATTCCTGAAAGAAAAGTAGTGGTAGGAAATCCTGCAAAAGTATTGAAAGAAGTTAGCGATGAAATGATAACTTGGAAAACCCAAGGCACAAAATTATACCAACAATTACCTGCCGATTGTTATGCTTCTTTAAAAGTATGCGAGCCTTTGCGGGAAGTGGAAACCAATCGCCCAAAGCAACAGGATGTTTATAAAACTTGGAATCAAACGAAATAA